Proteins from a single region of Azospira inquinata:
- a CDS encoding bifunctional diguanylate cyclase/phosphodiesterase, whose amino-acid sequence MRLAIDEKALPRLQLAGMLAIVLALALSLGGYFIVRYRQDAALTQQRLEEETLRRQETRLQSEIDSARSYLTYMRSQTESVLRANLHRQVDQAYQIADAIYRQQKGKRPDREIQRLIVEALRPLRFFDGRGYFFVDDLDGNCILLPIRPELEGRSLQGNRDDRGAPIMARILAAAQQPGGGYVDYRWYPQGRAGQMADKTAYAREFRPFRWIIGAGEYRRNVEDDLQRQALDRLRTLRFGQSGYIAVLHRDGRVLSTPYNPGLEGRPVGRIESPEARAIISRALELGRRNGGYLRYDWYHPDQKALSPKLSLAAPAGQWDWILVAGVYLDDLQQALLQAQAAQRRSLQEQLHTLFLVLAVAVSVCLVFSLFFSRWLGQLFRHYRHDRERRSHELERQARELRLAAQVFENGNEGIYIADRNNRILTVNRMCCRITGYEPQELVGRTPTLLSSGQQSPEFYTAMEEALYQDGAWSGEVWNRRKDGETYPEWLNLSLVRDDQDRPLYRIATFSDISSQKAAEAQLRQLAQYDSLTRLPNRVLLMDRIGQALATAQREQGRLAVLFLDLDRFKNINDSLGHGIGDKLLCALAQRLQARLRPSDTVSRIGGDEFVILLPDSESPEQLATVAAKLIEAVAGSCEVDGHELSVTTSVGIALFPENGATPDELMKNADTAMYYAKECGRNTFKFFTAEMNARVSERLALENSLRHALARQELVLFYQPQYSLIDGRMTGCEALVRWQHPTWGLIPPTKFIPVAEECGLILPIGTWVLREACRQAKAWQDQGHPPLTMAVNLSAVQFHHVNIVEMVSAALADSGLDPCHLELEVTESVLMDDLDATAQTLEKLKEMGISVALDDFGTGYSSLSYLKRLRLDKLKIDRSFISDLPGDGEDAAITRAIISLARHLGLHTLAEGVETRSQWLYLQAAGCTAMQGYLKSRPVPAAEYDYLFKAEVPAAGPEREILAVSER is encoded by the coding sequence TTGCGCCTCGCCATTGACGAAAAAGCCCTGCCCCGGCTCCAGCTAGCCGGCATGTTGGCCATCGTCCTAGCCCTGGCTCTGTCCCTGGGCGGCTATTTCATCGTTCGTTACCGCCAGGATGCGGCCCTCACCCAGCAGCGCCTGGAAGAGGAAACCCTGCGTCGCCAGGAAACCCGGCTCCAGTCGGAAATTGACTCGGCCCGCAGCTATCTGACCTACATGCGCTCCCAGACCGAATCCGTGCTGCGGGCCAACCTGCACCGCCAGGTGGACCAGGCCTACCAGATAGCGGATGCCATTTATCGGCAACAGAAAGGCAAAAGGCCGGACCGGGAAATTCAACGGCTGATTGTGGAAGCCCTGCGCCCCCTGCGTTTTTTTGACGGACGGGGCTATTTTTTTGTGGATGATCTGGACGGCAACTGCATTCTCCTGCCCATCCGCCCCGAGCTGGAGGGCCGCTCCCTGCAAGGCAACCGGGATGACCGGGGCGCGCCCATCATGGCCCGCATCCTGGCCGCCGCCCAACAGCCCGGGGGCGGCTATGTGGATTACCGCTGGTATCCCCAGGGCCGGGCCGGCCAGATGGCGGACAAAACGGCCTATGCCCGGGAATTCCGCCCCTTCCGCTGGATCATTGGCGCCGGGGAATACCGGCGCAATGTGGAGGATGACCTGCAACGTCAGGCCCTGGACCGGCTGCGTACCCTGCGCTTCGGCCAGAGCGGCTATATCGCCGTACTGCACCGGGATGGCCGGGTCCTCTCCACCCCCTACAACCCGGGCCTGGAAGGCCGCCCCGTGGGCCGCATCGAAAGTCCGGAAGCCCGGGCCATCATCAGCCGGGCCCTGGAACTGGGGCGCCGCAACGGGGGCTATCTCCGTTACGACTGGTATCACCCGGACCAGAAAGCCCTGAGCCCCAAGCTTTCCCTGGCGGCCCCGGCGGGACAATGGGACTGGATTCTGGTGGCCGGAGTCTATCTGGATGACCTGCAACAGGCCCTGCTCCAGGCCCAGGCCGCCCAGCGCCGGAGTTTGCAGGAGCAGCTTCATACCCTGTTTCTGGTGCTGGCCGTGGCGGTGAGCGTCTGCCTGGTGTTTTCCCTGTTCTTCTCCCGCTGGCTGGGCCAGCTCTTCCGCCATTATCGCCATGACCGGGAGCGGCGCAGCCACGAACTGGAACGTCAGGCCCGGGAACTGCGCCTGGCCGCCCAGGTATTCGAAAACGGCAATGAAGGCATTTACATCGCCGACCGGAACAACCGCATTCTGACGGTCAACCGGATGTGCTGCCGTATCACGGGCTATGAGCCCCAAGAACTGGTGGGGCGCACCCCCACCCTGCTCAGTTCCGGCCAGCAGTCCCCCGAGTTCTATACCGCCATGGAAGAAGCCCTTTACCAGGACGGGGCTTGGAGTGGCGAGGTGTGGAACCGGCGCAAGGACGGGGAAACCTACCCGGAATGGCTCAATCTGAGCCTGGTCCGGGACGACCAGGACCGGCCCCTGTACCGCATTGCCACCTTCTCCGACATTTCCTCCCAGAAGGCGGCGGAAGCCCAGTTGCGCCAGCTGGCCCAATACGATTCCCTCACCCGCCTGCCCAACCGGGTGCTGCTCATGGACCGGATCGGTCAGGCCCTGGCCACCGCCCAGCGGGAACAGGGCCGGCTGGCCGTGCTTTTCCTGGATCTGGACCGGTTCAAGAACATCAACGACTCCCTGGGTCACGGGATCGGAGACAAGCTGCTCTGCGCCCTGGCCCAGCGCCTCCAGGCCCGGCTGCGCCCCAGCGACACGGTGAGCCGGATCGGGGGCGACGAATTTGTCATTCTGCTGCCGGACAGCGAATCCCCGGAACAGCTGGCCACGGTGGCCGCCAAGCTTATCGAAGCGGTGGCGGGCAGTTGCGAGGTGGACGGCCACGAACTGAGCGTCACCACCAGCGTGGGCATCGCCCTCTTCCCGGAAAACGGGGCCACCCCGGACGAGCTCATGAAAAATGCGGATACGGCCATGTATTACGCCAAGGAGTGCGGCCGCAACACCTTCAAATTTTTCACCGCCGAAATGAATGCCCGGGTCTCGGAACGGCTGGCCCTGGAAAACAGCCTGCGCCACGCCCTGGCCCGCCAGGAACTGGTGCTCTTCTACCAGCCCCAGTACTCCCTCATCGACGGCCGCATGACCGGCTGCGAGGCCCTGGTGCGCTGGCAGCACCCCACCTGGGGCCTGATCCCCCCCACCAAGTTCATTCCGGTGGCGGAGGAATGTGGCCTGATTCTGCCCATCGGCACCTGGGTGCTGCGGGAAGCCTGCCGTCAGGCCAAGGCCTGGCAGGATCAGGGCCATCCGCCCCTGACCATGGCGGTGAATCTGTCCGCCGTCCAGTTCCACCACGTCAATATTGTGGAAATGGTCAGCGCCGCCCTGGCGGACTCGGGTCTGGACCCCTGCCATCTGGAACTGGAAGTAACGGAAAGCGTCCTCATGGACGATCTGGACGCCACCGCCCAGACCCTGGAAAAGCTCAAGGAAATGGGCATTTCCGTGGCCCTGGACGATTTCGGCACCGGCTATTCCAGCCTCTCCTACCTGAAGCGCCTGCGCCTGGACAAGCTGAAAATCGACCGTTCCTTCATTTCCGACCTGCCCGGGGATGGGGAGGACGCGGCCATCACCCGGGCCATTATCAGTCTGGCCCGCCACCTGGGCCTGCACACCCTGGCGGAGGGGGTGGAAACCCGCTCCCAGTGGCTCTACCTCCAGGCCGCCGGCTGTACCGCCATGCAGGGCTATCTCAAATCCCGGCCCGTCCCCGCCGCCGAATACGATTACCTGTTCAAGGCCGAGGTTCCGGCGGCCGGTCCAGAACGGGAAATTCTGGCGGTCAGCGAACGCTAA
- a CDS encoding DMT family transporter → MPKWMRHPYLLLTLTALFWSGNIVVGRGLRADVPPVALAFWRWVIALACTLPLAWPHWRRQWPALRKGWLAVLLLGLLGIGGYNTFAYVGLQYTTATNALLLNSFIPIVTIAISWAFLGKHLNRVEGLGVLVSLAGVATVVSQGDMGVLAGLRLNRGDLWLLLAVVTWALYTVGLHKRPAGVHPALLMAALTVVGILSLAPAYAWELGWLGGPGRHMSLHAGSLAGVLYVGIIPSFIGFIFYNRGVAEVGANKASLFIHLMPVFGTLLSALFLGEVPHLYHGVGIALIFAGIYLTTAFRPRVAGAP, encoded by the coding sequence ATGCCCAAGTGGATGCGTCACCCCTATTTGCTCCTCACCCTCACCGCCCTTTTCTGGTCCGGCAATATCGTGGTCGGCCGGGGCCTGCGGGCCGACGTGCCCCCGGTCGCCCTGGCCTTCTGGCGCTGGGTCATCGCCCTGGCCTGTACCCTGCCCCTGGCCTGGCCCCACTGGCGGCGCCAGTGGCCAGCCCTGCGAAAAGGCTGGCTGGCGGTGCTGCTCTTGGGGCTGCTGGGCATCGGCGGCTACAACACCTTCGCCTATGTGGGGCTCCAATACACTACGGCCACCAACGCCCTGCTCCTCAATTCCTTCATTCCCATTGTCACCATCGCCATTTCCTGGGCCTTTCTCGGTAAGCACCTGAACCGGGTGGAAGGCCTGGGGGTACTGGTGTCCCTGGCCGGGGTGGCCACGGTGGTGAGTCAGGGGGACATGGGGGTGCTGGCCGGGCTGCGCCTGAATCGGGGCGATCTCTGGCTGCTGCTGGCGGTGGTCACCTGGGCCCTGTACACCGTGGGCCTGCACAAGCGCCCGGCGGGGGTCCATCCGGCCCTGCTCATGGCGGCCCTGACCGTGGTGGGCATCCTCAGCCTGGCCCCGGCCTACGCCTGGGAGTTGGGCTGGCTAGGGGGACCGGGACGGCATATGAGCCTCCATGCCGGATCCCTGGCCGGGGTGCTGTACGTGGGCATCATCCCCAGCTTTATCGGTTTTATTTTCTACAACCGGGGGGTAGCCGAGGTAGGGGCCAATAAGGCCAGCCTCTTCATCCACCTCATGCCCGTTTTCGGCACCCTGCTTTCTGCCCTGTTCCTGGGGGAAGTGCCCCATCTGTACCACGGGGTGGGCATCGCCCTGATTTTCGCGGGCATTTACCTCACCACCGCCTTCCGCCCCCGGGTGGCGGGCGCTCCCTAA
- a CDS encoding alpha/beta fold hydrolase, protein MLGLDLEVLDLVPALGPTPEAPTLVFLHEGLGAVSFWRDFPARLVAATGCPALVYSRPGYGTSDPAAQPRGPDYLEREGETVLPALLAARHIRQPLLIGHSDGASIALIYGSAFPDHLVGAAVLAPHLWVEEAALAGIRQAGRLWRETDWPTRLARHHGDPERVFREWHDTWLSPAFRGWDIRGRLGTFRAPLLAIQGEGDEYATPEQVRALPRLVSGPVRVAEIPRCGHTPFRDQPEQVLALLTDFVNSRKGAVGAG, encoded by the coding sequence GTGCTGGGCCTGGACCTGGAGGTACTGGATCTGGTCCCGGCCTTAGGCCCTACCCCGGAAGCCCCGACCCTGGTGTTTCTCCACGAAGGCCTGGGGGCCGTCTCCTTCTGGCGGGATTTTCCCGCCCGGCTGGTGGCGGCCACAGGCTGCCCGGCCCTGGTTTATTCTCGCCCCGGCTATGGGACGTCGGATCCGGCCGCCCAGCCTCGCGGGCCGGATTACCTGGAGCGGGAGGGAGAGACCGTGCTGCCCGCCCTTCTGGCCGCCCGGCATATCCGGCAACCTCTGCTGATCGGCCACTCCGACGGGGCCTCCATTGCCCTTATTTACGGGAGCGCCTTTCCTGACCATCTGGTGGGGGCGGCGGTCCTGGCTCCCCATCTCTGGGTGGAGGAAGCGGCCCTGGCGGGCATTCGCCAGGCGGGCAGACTCTGGCGGGAGACGGACTGGCCCACCCGCCTGGCCCGGCATCACGGGGACCCGGAGCGGGTATTCCGGGAATGGCACGACACCTGGCTTTCCCCGGCTTTTCGGGGGTGGGATATCCGGGGGCGGCTGGGGACGTTTCGCGCTCCCCTCCTGGCAATCCAGGGAGAAGGGGATGAATACGCTACTCCGGAACAGGTGCGGGCCTTGCCCCGTCTGGTTTCGGGCCCGGTGAGGGTGGCGGAAATACCCCGCTGCGGCCATACCCCCTTCCGGGACCAGCCCGAACAGGTCCTGGCCCTGCTGACGGATTTCGTGAATTCCCGGAAAGGGGCGGTAGGGGCGGGGTAG
- a CDS encoding RelA/SpoT family protein, with translation MVSVVHSIAAQSDFEQSLQTLGDGLGEADMAALRKAADFAREAYGDLTLGSGEGCWRHALGMALIIAGLKLDVDARVAALLFAISTYDDEGLEKIRSGFGEGVTDLVAGVSRLNRLRPITRDFVADTDQNPQEMKAQVEVLRKMLLAMVEDIRVVLLRLASRTQTLRYYAAEPDDLRVQVARETLEIYSPLANRLGVWELKWELEDLSFRFLHPDTYKKIAKMLDEKRLEREHFIADAVARLRRELEATGIRNAKVYGRPKHIYSIWNKMRKKGVDFSEVYDVRAVRVIVDEVKECYTVLGIVHNIWTPIPKEFDDYISNPKGNYYRSLHTAVRCPDGRALEVQIRTWEMHKHAELGIAAHWRYKEGTKGTGEERYDEKIAWLRQLLTWKDEVTDSSDWVNHYKQAALDETVYVMTPQGKVVDLPRGATPVDFAYRLHTDVGHRCRGAKVNGVLVPLDTALKTGQQVEIVTVKQGGPSRDWLNPALGYIGTKTARTKVRAWFATQALEESLTEGRSIITKELQRLNAGGSNLDELATKLGYAKPDDLFIAAARGELNLRLFQSTVRGHDAPPEEVPEMAPMRPPSEDHGAGDRGILIVGVGKLLTQLARCCKPAPPDPIQGFITRGKGVSIHRADCSNFANLMALHPERVIEAEWGQQPEGQFPVDIVVDAQDRQGLLRDISDVFAREKINVIGVNTVSKQGQAHMGFTVEVASLHQLNRALKLIHGVHGVSGARRG, from the coding sequence ATGGTTTCCGTCGTACATTCCATCGCCGCACAGAGCGATTTCGAACAGTCCTTGCAAACCCTTGGGGATGGCCTGGGTGAAGCGGATATGGCCGCTTTGCGTAAGGCCGCCGACTTTGCCCGGGAGGCCTACGGGGATTTGACCCTGGGCAGCGGGGAAGGCTGCTGGCGCCACGCCCTGGGCATGGCCCTGATCATTGCCGGTCTGAAACTGGACGTGGACGCCCGGGTGGCGGCCCTCCTTTTCGCCATTTCCACCTACGATGACGAGGGGCTGGAAAAAATCCGTAGCGGCTTCGGGGAAGGGGTCACCGACCTGGTGGCCGGGGTTTCCCGGCTCAATCGCCTGCGCCCCATTACCCGGGATTTTGTCGCCGACACGGACCAGAATCCTCAGGAAATGAAGGCCCAGGTGGAGGTGCTGCGGAAAATGCTCCTGGCCATGGTGGAGGACATCCGGGTGGTGTTGCTGCGCCTGGCCTCCCGCACCCAGACCCTGCGCTATTACGCCGCCGAGCCGGACGATCTGCGCGTCCAGGTGGCCCGGGAAACCCTGGAAATTTACTCCCCCCTGGCCAATCGCCTGGGAGTCTGGGAATTGAAGTGGGAACTGGAGGATTTGTCCTTCCGTTTCCTGCACCCGGACACCTACAAAAAAATCGCCAAGATGCTGGACGAAAAGCGTCTGGAGCGGGAGCACTTCATTGCCGACGCGGTGGCCCGCTTGCGCCGGGAGCTGGAAGCCACGGGTATCCGCAACGCCAAGGTTTACGGCCGCCCCAAGCACATCTATTCCATCTGGAACAAGATGCGCAAAAAGGGGGTGGATTTTTCCGAGGTGTACGACGTCCGGGCCGTACGGGTCATCGTGGATGAGGTGAAGGAGTGCTACACGGTGCTGGGCATCGTGCACAACATCTGGACCCCCATCCCCAAGGAATTCGACGACTACATTTCCAACCCCAAGGGCAACTACTACCGTTCCCTCCACACCGCCGTGCGCTGTCCGGACGGTCGGGCCCTGGAGGTGCAGATCCGTACCTGGGAAATGCACAAGCACGCCGAACTGGGCATTGCCGCCCACTGGCGCTACAAGGAAGGCACCAAGGGCACCGGGGAAGAGCGCTACGACGAAAAAATCGCCTGGTTGCGCCAGCTGCTGACCTGGAAGGACGAAGTCACCGACTCCTCCGACTGGGTCAATCATTACAAGCAGGCGGCCCTGGACGAGACGGTGTATGTCATGACCCCCCAGGGCAAGGTGGTGGATTTGCCCCGGGGCGCCACTCCGGTGGATTTCGCCTATCGCTTGCATACGGACGTGGGTCATCGTTGCCGGGGGGCCAAGGTGAATGGGGTGCTGGTGCCTCTGGATACGGCCTTGAAGACCGGTCAGCAGGTGGAAATCGTCACCGTCAAGCAGGGCGGCCCTTCCCGGGACTGGCTCAATCCGGCCCTGGGCTATATCGGCACCAAGACCGCCCGGACCAAGGTGCGGGCCTGGTTTGCCACCCAGGCCCTGGAAGAAAGCCTGACGGAAGGGCGCAGCATCATTACCAAGGAACTCCAGCGTCTCAACGCCGGAGGTTCCAACCTGGACGAGCTGGCCACCAAGCTGGGCTATGCCAAGCCGGATGACCTGTTCATCGCCGCCGCCCGGGGCGAGCTGAATCTGCGCCTTTTCCAATCCACCGTCCGGGGCCACGATGCGCCACCGGAAGAGGTGCCGGAAATGGCCCCCATGCGTCCTCCCTCCGAGGACCATGGGGCAGGGGACCGGGGCATTCTCATTGTGGGGGTGGGCAAGCTGCTTACCCAGTTGGCCCGCTGCTGCAAGCCCGCACCGCCAGACCCCATTCAGGGCTTTATCACCCGGGGCAAGGGGGTATCCATTCACCGGGCCGACTGCTCCAATTTCGCCAATCTCATGGCCCTCCATCCGGAGCGGGTGATTGAGGCGGAATGGGGCCAGCAGCCGGAAGGTCAGTTCCCCGTGGATATCGTGGTGGATGCCCAGGATCGTCAGGGCCTGCTGCGGGATATTTCGGATGTCTTCGCCCGGGAAAAGATCAATGTGATCGGGGTCAATACGGTGTCCAAGCAGGGCCAGGCCCACATGGGCTTCACCGTGGAAGTGGCCAGCCTGCATCAGCTGAATCGGGCGCTGAAATTAATCCACGGGGTCCACGGCGTTTCCGGCGCCCGCCGGGGGTGA
- a CDS encoding alpha/beta fold hydrolase, translating into MGLSDCIHCVFPDRDMRQNTVLCAALDGTGLYRMAYTEWGDPTNPKVLLCVHGLTRNGRDFDYLAQQLAKDYRVVCPDVVGRGASDWLQKPEGYGFPQYVADMVTLIARLDVKELHWLGTSMGGLIGMLLASMERSPITRLILNDVGPVISNDSLRRIGDYVGGQPSFSSPEEAEAYIRQISAPFGPLNDTQWAFLARHSITRREDGLWHMHYDPAIGEPFKLGFMMHQDVILWPYYDAIRCPTLVIRGAESDLLSRESLEEMSLRGPRAWTREIPGVGHAPMFLDDAQVGVVREFLLGGA; encoded by the coding sequence ATGGGTTTATCCGACTGTATCCACTGCGTTTTCCCCGACCGGGACATGCGCCAGAACACGGTGCTGTGCGCCGCCCTGGACGGTACCGGCCTGTACCGCATGGCCTATACGGAATGGGGCGATCCCACCAATCCCAAGGTGCTGCTGTGCGTCCACGGCCTGACCCGCAATGGCCGGGATTTCGATTATCTGGCCCAGCAGCTGGCCAAGGATTACCGGGTGGTGTGCCCGGACGTGGTGGGGCGGGGGGCCAGCGACTGGCTGCAAAAGCCCGAGGGCTATGGCTTTCCCCAGTACGTGGCGGATATGGTCACCCTCATCGCCCGGCTGGATGTGAAGGAACTCCATTGGCTGGGCACCTCCATGGGGGGACTCATCGGCATGCTCCTGGCCAGCATGGAGCGCAGCCCCATCACCCGCCTGATTCTCAACGACGTGGGGCCGGTGATCAGCAACGACTCCCTACGCCGCATCGGGGACTATGTGGGAGGCCAGCCCAGCTTTTCCTCCCCGGAGGAGGCGGAGGCCTATATCCGCCAGATCAGCGCCCCCTTCGGCCCGTTGAATGACACCCAATGGGCCTTTCTGGCCCGCCACAGCATTACCCGGCGGGAGGATGGCCTGTGGCACATGCATTATGACCCGGCCATCGGCGAGCCCTTCAAGCTGGGCTTCATGATGCACCAGGACGTGATCCTCTGGCCCTATTACGACGCCATTCGCTGCCCCACCCTGGTAATCCGGGGGGCGGAATCCGATCTCCTGTCCCGGGAATCCCTGGAAGAAATGTCCCTGCGGGGCCCTCGGGCCTGGACCCGGGAAATTCCCGGGGTGGGCCATGCCCCCATGTTCCTGGATGACGCCCAGGTGGGGGTGGTACGGGAATTTCTCCTGGGCGGGGCATGA
- a CDS encoding integration host factor subunit beta, which produces MTKSELVAILAGKLTHLTAKDVDLAVNLVLDEISDALVRGDRVEIRGFGSFTLNFRPSRTGRNPKTGEQVEVAAKHVPHFKAGKELRDRVQATAEREATDKRRVA; this is translated from the coding sequence ATGACCAAATCCGAACTCGTAGCCATTCTGGCAGGCAAACTGACCCACCTGACCGCCAAGGACGTGGATCTGGCGGTCAATCTGGTATTGGACGAAATTTCCGACGCCCTGGTCCGGGGCGACCGGGTGGAAATCCGGGGATTCGGCAGTTTCACCCTGAATTTCCGCCCCTCCCGCACGGGCCGCAACCCCAAGACCGGAGAACAGGTGGAAGTGGCCGCCAAGCACGTTCCCCACTTCAAGGCCGGCAAGGAATTGCGGGATCGGGTCCAGGCCACGGCGGAGCGGGAAGCTACGGATAAGCGACGGGTCGCTTAA
- a CDS encoding recombination-associated protein RdgC: MWFKNLQIYRLPPDWQISAEALETQLGRNRFQPCGNQDMQSRGWASPCRDERLAYGLERQYLLAACTETKLLPAGVINQVAAERAEEIQEQQDYPVGRKQLREIKERVREELLPRAFTRRRSTFVWLDTAHGWLAVDASSGAKADEVLELLGKSLDEFPLTRLHTQLSPTAAMTDWLVSGEAPADFTVDRDCELRSPLEEKATVRYVRHPLDGTEIREHIVAGKVPTRLALTWKDRLSFVLTDKLEIKRLAFLDIIKEEAETQAETAAEQFDADFALMTGELARFLPDLVAALGGEASLS; this comes from the coding sequence ATGTGGTTCAAGAATCTACAGATTTACCGTCTGCCCCCCGATTGGCAGATCAGTGCCGAAGCCCTGGAAACCCAGCTGGGGCGCAACCGCTTCCAACCCTGCGGCAACCAGGACATGCAGAGTCGGGGCTGGGCTTCCCCCTGCCGGGATGAACGCCTAGCCTATGGTCTGGAACGCCAGTACCTGCTGGCCGCCTGCACCGAGACCAAGTTGCTGCCCGCCGGGGTCATCAACCAGGTGGCGGCGGAACGGGCCGAAGAAATCCAGGAGCAGCAGGATTATCCGGTAGGCCGCAAACAGCTGCGGGAAATCAAGGAACGGGTACGGGAAGAACTCCTGCCCCGGGCCTTCACCCGGCGGCGCAGCACCTTTGTCTGGCTCGACACGGCCCACGGCTGGCTGGCGGTGGATGCCTCCAGCGGCGCCAAGGCGGACGAAGTGCTGGAACTCCTGGGCAAATCCCTGGACGAATTCCCCCTCACCCGCCTGCACACCCAGCTTTCCCCCACGGCGGCCATGACCGACTGGCTGGTATCCGGGGAAGCCCCGGCGGATTTCACCGTGGACCGGGATTGCGAACTCCGCTCCCCCCTGGAGGAAAAGGCCACGGTGCGTTATGTGCGCCACCCTCTGGACGGCACGGAAATCCGGGAACACATCGTGGCGGGTAAGGTACCCACCCGCCTCGCCCTGACCTGGAAAGACCGGCTCTCCTTCGTTCTCACGGACAAGCTGGAAATCAAGCGTCTGGCCTTCCTGGACATCATCAAGGAAGAGGCGGAAACCCAGGCGGAGACAGCGGCGGAGCAATTTGACGCAGATTTCGCCCTGATGACCGGGGAACTGGCCCGTTTTCTCCCCGATCTGGTCGCCGCCCTGGGGGGCGAAGCCAGCCTGAGCTGA
- a CDS encoding M90 family metallopeptidase — protein sequence MAEGLWRRLADRLPGRRLPPDIPEALWRREVGALPFLARLTPEELARLRELCARFLREKEFAAAGGLALSDPMCLCIALQGCLPILNLGLDWYGGWVEILVYPGEFLVHRQVMDDNGVIHEFREVASGEAWQGGPLILSWSDAAMAGQGYNVVIHEFAHKLDMINGPADGIPPLPDRAAQDRWMAALDQAYEDFCRRVDQAEALSESAAQAAWDALPLDPYGAENPGEFFAVASESFFETPAVLAQAYPALYRELAAFYRQDPAGAQS from the coding sequence ATGGCCGAGGGCCTGTGGCGACGCTTGGCGGACCGGTTACCGGGCCGCCGCCTGCCCCCAGACATCCCGGAAGCCCTGTGGCGACGGGAGGTGGGGGCCCTCCCCTTTCTCGCCCGCCTCACCCCGGAGGAGCTTGCCCGCCTGCGAGAACTCTGCGCCCGCTTTCTCCGAGAAAAGGAATTTGCCGCCGCCGGAGGGCTGGCCCTGAGCGACCCCATGTGCCTCTGCATCGCCCTCCAGGGCTGTCTCCCCATCCTCAACCTGGGGCTCGACTGGTACGGAGGCTGGGTGGAAATCCTGGTCTATCCGGGAGAATTTCTGGTCCATCGCCAGGTCATGGACGATAACGGGGTAATCCACGAATTCCGGGAAGTGGCTTCGGGAGAGGCGTGGCAGGGCGGCCCCCTGATCCTCTCCTGGAGCGACGCGGCCATGGCGGGCCAGGGTTATAACGTGGTGATCCATGAATTCGCCCACAAGCTGGACATGATCAACGGCCCGGCGGACGGCATTCCTCCCCTGCCCGACCGGGCAGCTCAGGACCGCTGGATGGCGGCCCTGGATCAGGCCTACGAGGATTTCTGCCGCCGGGTGGACCAAGCCGAGGCCCTGTCCGAAAGCGCCGCCCAGGCCGCCTGGGACGCCCTGCCCCTGGACCCCTACGGGGCGGAAAATCCGGGGGAATTTTTCGCCGTGGCCTCGGAAAGCTTTTTTGAGACTCCCGCCGTCCTGGCCCAGGCCTACCCGGCTCTGTACCGGGAGTTGGCGGCTTTTTACCGCCAGGATCCGGCGGGCGCCCAGTCCTGA